A DNA window from Sediminitomix flava contains the following coding sequences:
- a CDS encoding DEAD/DEAH box helicase has protein sequence MERKHNKKEELNNFLEGLLPSDNLEEAIEILIKEGKNPEAVIQQVMGRVNRAIKKAQSFPKQKHLGVKGIQKSETSNKGIAIIYNYENNQFALEEIELTEEKERVTAEEIYSLRLAKKQLDNYANAVWQEELQALKYKKFPLKAQLRFHLEQEDVVELSFFVKGTLLGEIPMSRAEFEHWITLGYWMDEKQWYPIEKESIEQIKEVLNILDNAGDQILQKVFWLYARRKKYTCLSFVPEEIEPVELHQLSEKQQREKLFTKELYDYQEFGLAWLKGRCLNLEGGILGDDMGLGKTAQVIALVCWLLESGTLENLLIVVPSTLLENWKREFQFFAPKVKTHIHHGAYRGGSHKRLNEQDVVITSYSMIINDQYLFNKIDWGLIVLDEASLIKNHHSERHIALKGISGEVRIAMTGTPVENSLKDLWSITDFSNEGYLESFEEFKKTYIRKSVNETLEQDLSDLKKRVDKIMLRRKKEDVLDNLPDRIDIPQALSLQAFESECYHHRRNEILKSKESKGKILKMIMDLRMYTTHPFLLDKERLQKASLKEMTSNCQKMERTLQLLDEIKERKEKVIIFTEYLDMIDKMKELFEAKYKKEVFHIDGRIDIPERQGAIDKFSAQEGFSMMVLNPRTAGMGLNITSANHVIHYTRQWNPALEEQASARAYRNKQTKDVNIYYMYYVDTIEEVIDKRLQEKRELSDQVIVPIEEMDINEILNFIKE, from the coding sequence ATGGAAAGAAAACATAATAAAAAAGAAGAGCTGAACAACTTCCTAGAAGGATTATTGCCTAGCGATAACCTAGAGGAAGCGATTGAGATTCTGATAAAAGAGGGTAAAAACCCAGAGGCTGTCATACAGCAGGTGATGGGGCGTGTAAATCGCGCAATAAAAAAAGCGCAATCTTTCCCAAAACAGAAGCACCTGGGTGTAAAAGGCATTCAAAAATCAGAGACCTCTAATAAAGGAATAGCAATCATATATAATTATGAAAACAATCAATTTGCTCTAGAAGAAATAGAGCTAACAGAAGAAAAAGAGAGAGTAACAGCAGAAGAAATCTATTCCCTTAGGCTAGCAAAAAAACAACTTGATAACTACGCTAATGCCGTATGGCAAGAGGAGTTACAAGCTTTAAAATACAAGAAATTTCCGCTGAAAGCTCAACTCCGATTCCATTTGGAACAAGAGGATGTTGTAGAATTGAGCTTCTTTGTCAAAGGAACTTTATTAGGAGAAATTCCTATGTCTAGAGCTGAATTTGAGCACTGGATTACACTTGGCTATTGGATGGATGAAAAGCAGTGGTACCCAATAGAGAAAGAGTCTATTGAACAGATCAAAGAGGTCTTAAATATCTTGGATAATGCAGGAGATCAAATTCTACAAAAGGTATTTTGGCTATATGCGAGAAGAAAAAAATATACTTGCTTGTCCTTTGTGCCTGAAGAGATAGAACCAGTAGAACTGCACCAACTTTCTGAAAAACAGCAGAGAGAAAAGCTCTTTACCAAAGAGTTGTATGACTATCAAGAATTTGGTTTGGCTTGGCTCAAAGGCAGGTGTTTGAACTTGGAAGGAGGCATTTTGGGAGATGATATGGGACTCGGAAAAACAGCCCAAGTAATAGCTTTGGTTTGTTGGCTGTTGGAAAGTGGTACTTTAGAGAATCTCTTGATCGTAGTACCGAGTACATTGCTAGAAAACTGGAAAAGGGAATTTCAGTTCTTTGCTCCAAAAGTCAAGACCCATATTCATCATGGAGCATACAGAGGCGGATCCCACAAGCGTTTGAATGAGCAAGATGTCGTCATCACTTCCTATTCGATGATCATCAATGACCAATACCTTTTCAATAAGATAGATTGGGGATTGATTGTATTGGACGAAGCCAGCTTGATCAAAAATCATCATTCAGAAAGGCATATTGCACTCAAAGGTATTTCGGGAGAAGTACGCATTGCGATGACAGGAACACCAGTGGAAAACTCACTCAAAGATTTATGGTCAATTACAGATTTTTCCAACGAAGGCTATTTAGAAAGCTTTGAAGAGTTCAAGAAGACTTATATCCGAAAATCCGTGAATGAAACACTAGAGCAAGATTTAAGTGACTTGAAAAAAAGAGTTGATAAAATCATGCTACGCCGAAAGAAAGAGGATGTATTGGATAATCTTCCAGACCGAATTGATATCCCCCAGGCTTTGAGTTTACAAGCTTTTGAAAGTGAGTGTTACCACCATCGTCGTAACGAAATTTTGAAGAGTAAAGAGAGTAAAGGGAAAATCCTCAAAATGATCATGGATTTGAGGATGTACACCACTCATCCTTTCCTTTTGGATAAAGAAAGACTTCAAAAAGCAAGCTTGAAGGAAATGACCAGCAATTGTCAAAAAATGGAACGTACCCTACAGCTTCTAGATGAAATCAAAGAACGAAAGGAAAAGGTCATCATCTTTACCGAATATCTTGACATGATTGACAAGATGAAAGAACTCTTTGAAGCGAAGTACAAAAAAGAAGTCTTCCATATAGATGGACGAATTGATATACCCGAAAGACAAGGAGCTATAGATAAATTCTCTGCTCAAGAAGGTTTTAGTATGATGGTTTTAAACCCTCGTACAGCAGGAATGGGCTTGAATATCACCTCGGCAAATCATGTCATTCACTATACAAGGCAATGGAATCCTGCCCTAGAAGAACAAGCTTCAGCAAGAGCGTATCGTAACAAGCAGACCAAGGATGTCAATATCTACTATATGTATTATGTAGACACGATTGAAGAGGTTATAGATAAAAGACTCCAAGAAAAAAGGGAGTTATCCGATCAAGTGATCGTACCGATAGAGGAGATGGATATCAATGAGATTTTGAATTTTATAAAAGAATAA
- a CDS encoding ATP-binding protein, which yields MKEEIVEASPSRLTDGLRDMGYTFNTSGADIADNSIAAEASKLHIRATLDYADEVSIMFADNGYGMIEADLRNAMLYGSKKRASPKSLGKFGLGLKTASTAICRRLTVVSRVDGIYSIRQWDLDLIAERNEWVLLTPELEDYEEAIELLNQVSDENGDGTVVIWEKVDRLFTTAPRNSIKTHLRNSMLELGEHLSGVFYNFLERENEYPDVNITIEFEDELHDIQPWDPFCRWLEGVEPHPNDPIPVKKGEGLWEERIGEFELHAYILPNKNQMSKDTQDKIRYGHDNQGFHIFREGRMIYSGGWPNRLFVKEPHLNLLRVELSFDHRLDDYFQIDVRKSRFTIPAEIRSKIKEVLAAVRNEANSRYRKGSTSKESQSNLDKAHEESGKAIDKQYEDSINSEVTEADESTQTATIVNGRGHEEVTIKIPINHEEDRLVNHVDSLDNGVLWCPALIEGNRHAVLLNKTHEFYKKCYLPIQGNKNAVKAMDMVFWALAEGELSTVNNKDKRIQEDYRIQASRILRNMSDELPEPPETSENAE from the coding sequence ATGAAAGAGGAGATTGTAGAAGCAAGTCCATCAAGGTTAACGGATGGGTTAAGAGACATGGGGTACACATTCAATACCTCAGGGGCAGATATAGCCGATAACAGTATTGCAGCAGAGGCAAGTAAGCTACATATAAGGGCTACTTTAGATTATGCTGATGAGGTTTCTATTATGTTTGCCGATAATGGCTATGGCATGATTGAGGCTGATTTGAGGAATGCAATGTTATACGGTTCAAAAAAGAGAGCTAGTCCTAAATCACTTGGAAAATTTGGGTTAGGATTAAAAACGGCTTCCACCGCAATATGTAGACGCTTGACAGTAGTTTCTAGAGTAGATGGTATTTACAGCATTAGACAGTGGGATTTAGACTTGATAGCAGAACGAAACGAATGGGTACTATTGACACCTGAATTGGAAGATTATGAAGAAGCTATAGAACTATTGAATCAAGTTTCTGATGAAAATGGAGATGGTACAGTAGTGATTTGGGAGAAAGTAGATCGCTTGTTTACGACTGCTCCTCGAAATAGTATAAAGACCCATCTCCGAAATTCAATGCTTGAATTAGGAGAACACTTGTCGGGCGTATTCTATAACTTTCTGGAAAGAGAAAATGAATACCCAGATGTAAATATTACAATTGAGTTTGAAGACGAATTACATGACATTCAGCCTTGGGATCCATTTTGTAGGTGGTTGGAAGGAGTTGAACCTCATCCAAACGACCCTATACCTGTAAAAAAAGGAGAAGGACTTTGGGAAGAAAGAATAGGTGAATTTGAGCTACATGCCTATATACTGCCGAATAAAAATCAGATGAGCAAAGATACTCAAGATAAAATTAGGTATGGTCATGACAATCAAGGTTTTCATATTTTTAGAGAGGGACGAATGATTTATTCAGGCGGATGGCCAAATAGACTGTTTGTCAAGGAGCCTCACTTAAATCTCTTAAGGGTAGAGCTGTCTTTTGACCATAGACTAGATGACTATTTCCAAATTGATGTAAGGAAATCTCGTTTTACCATTCCTGCAGAAATAAGAAGTAAAATCAAAGAAGTGTTAGCGGCAGTAAGGAATGAAGCGAATAGCAGATATAGAAAAGGGAGTACAAGCAAAGAAAGTCAGTCAAACCTTGACAAGGCTCATGAAGAATCTGGTAAAGCTATAGATAAGCAGTATGAGGACAGTATTAATTCAGAAGTAACAGAAGCTGATGAATCGACACAAACTGCAACCATTGTCAATGGTAGAGGTCATGAAGAAGTAACTATTAAGATACCCATTAATCATGAGGAAGATAGATTGGTGAATCATGTAGATTCTCTTGATAACGGGGTCTTATGGTGTCCAGCGTTAATTGAAGGAAACCGACACGCAGTCCTTTTGAATAAGACACATGAATTTTATAAAAAATGTTATTTACCAATTCAAGGAAACAAAAATGCTGTAAAGG